The following are encoded together in the Pseudodesulfovibrio indicus genome:
- a CDS encoding M23 family metallopeptidase, protein MLFRKYHIVVFKDKQGSCKKFQLRGWVIVSLLVMTVAMATGNAILWNKYVEHSRLEQGLNIAEKTVQEQKTQLLSLSQKITSLQNNLTRIRDFDSKLRVMINLDQDGSQAAAPKGGPANENFSKGYLPLYRQELLARKMHEFLRQLNVEARLEEVRQQEIMHTLRSNKNILEATPSIWPTSGWVTSGFAWRTSPFTGKREFHKGIDISAPRGTPIYAPARGTVTYSGRDGSYGLSIRLKHNASLSTRFAHLHRIAIQNGQVVTRGELIGYVGNTGRSTGPHLHYEVRLNGVPVNPKRYILN, encoded by the coding sequence ATGCTTTTCCGAAAATATCATATAGTTGTCTTTAAAGACAAACAAGGTTCTTGCAAAAAATTCCAGCTCCGGGGCTGGGTTATCGTATCCCTGTTGGTCATGACTGTAGCCATGGCGACAGGGAACGCCATTCTTTGGAACAAGTACGTCGAGCACTCCCGCCTGGAGCAGGGGCTGAACATCGCCGAGAAGACCGTTCAGGAGCAGAAAACCCAGCTCCTGTCCCTCTCCCAGAAGATCACCTCGCTGCAGAACAACCTGACCCGCATCAGGGACTTCGACTCCAAGCTCCGGGTCATGATCAACCTCGACCAGGACGGCAGCCAGGCCGCTGCCCCCAAGGGCGGTCCCGCCAACGAGAATTTCTCCAAGGGATACCTGCCCCTCTACCGCCAGGAGCTCCTGGCGCGCAAGATGCACGAATTCCTGCGCCAGCTGAACGTCGAGGCGCGGCTGGAGGAAGTCCGCCAGCAGGAGATCATGCACACCCTGCGCTCCAACAAGAACATCCTCGAAGCCACCCCGTCCATCTGGCCGACCTCCGGCTGGGTGACCTCCGGCTTCGCCTGGCGCACCTCGCCTTTCACCGGCAAGCGCGAGTTTCACAAGGGCATCGACATCTCCGCCCCCAGGGGCACCCCGATCTACGCCCCGGCGCGCGGCACCGTGACCTACTCCGGCCGCGACGGCTCCTACGGCCTGTCCATCCGGCTGAAGCACAACGCCAGCCTGTCCACCCGCTTCGCCCACCTACACCGCATCGCCATCCAGAACGGCCAGGTGGTCACCCGCGGCGAACTGATCGGCTACGTCGGCAACACCGGCCGCTCCACCGGCCCCCATCTCCACTACGAAGTGCGCCTCAACGGCGTTCCGGTGAATCCCAAACGGTACATCCTCAACTAG
- a CDS encoding tRNA lysidine(34) synthetase, with translation MASWGKLTFAQKKCVTATGKLMQRTGMVSDGARIGMAISGGVDSFLMLKVLTIRQAIMPFKVELMALHVNPGFDPASHRPLVDWCAGHGVSAHIELTDYGPRAHTEENRKNSPCFWCAMQRRKRLFELCRDYNLTHLAFGHNADDNVVTFFMNVVQNGRADGLSANEPFFGGNLNVIRPTMLLDKKTVIKAAQQWELPVWENVCPSNGFTKRDEIHEWLRSMWRTDKRIKNNIFNAITRQQVDLTSKKV, from the coding sequence ATGGCCTCATGGGGCAAACTCACCTTTGCGCAAAAAAAATGCGTCACCGCCACCGGCAAGCTCATGCAGCGGACCGGCATGGTCTCGGACGGCGCGCGCATCGGCATGGCCATCTCCGGCGGCGTGGACAGCTTCCTGATGCTCAAGGTCCTGACCATCCGCCAGGCGATCATGCCGTTCAAGGTCGAGCTCATGGCCCTGCACGTCAACCCCGGCTTCGACCCGGCCTCGCACCGCCCGCTGGTGGACTGGTGCGCCGGGCACGGCGTGTCCGCGCACATCGAGCTGACGGACTATGGCCCGCGCGCCCACACCGAGGAGAACCGCAAGAATTCCCCGTGCTTCTGGTGCGCCATGCAGCGCCGCAAGCGGCTCTTCGAGTTGTGCCGGGACTACAACCTGACCCACCTCGCCTTCGGCCACAACGCCGACGACAACGTGGTCACCTTCTTCATGAACGTGGTTCAGAACGGCCGCGCGGACGGCCTCTCGGCCAACGAGCCGTTCTTCGGCGGCAACCTCAACGTCATCCGCCCGACCATGCTCCTGGACAAGAAAACCGTCATCAAGGCGGCCCAGCAGTGGGAGCTGCCCGTATGGGAAAACGTCTGCCCCTCCAACGGGTTCACCAAGCGCGACGAAATTCACGAATGGCTGCGCTCCATGTGGCGCACGGACAAACGGATAAAAAACAACATCTTCAACGCCATAACCCGCCAACAAGTTGACTTGACAAGTAAAAAAGTCTAG
- the fliR gene encoding flagellar biosynthetic protein FliR, producing MELFGFNPGDLLSYFLTLFRISIVLFLLPFFGGQSIPNPVKAALVLVLSMAVWPQLSFPGSMMPTGWNIVIMFIGEMILGMILGMLVNFLFAAVQLGGQIIGFQMGFAMVNVVDPITGTSNAVSAHFLYMCTMLTFLVLNGHLYLIKAMGMSFEYVPPGSLLISPEIATNIFRFSNIMFTLAIKIAAPVMAALFLVDLAIALISRAAPQMHVLVLGFPIKITVGFFFLGFIFSIMAQYVGDFLGGLDALYRNVMSFGMAHTP from the coding sequence ATGGAACTCTTCGGCTTCAATCCGGGCGATTTGCTCAGCTACTTCCTGACGCTGTTCCGCATCAGCATCGTGCTCTTCCTGCTGCCGTTCTTCGGGGGCCAGTCCATCCCCAATCCGGTCAAGGCGGCCCTGGTATTGGTCCTGTCCATGGCGGTCTGGCCGCAGCTTTCCTTCCCCGGCTCGATGATGCCCACGGGCTGGAACATCGTGATCATGTTCATCGGCGAGATGATCCTCGGAATGATCCTCGGCATGCTCGTCAATTTTCTGTTCGCCGCGGTCCAGCTGGGCGGCCAGATCATCGGTTTTCAGATGGGGTTCGCCATGGTCAACGTGGTCGATCCCATCACCGGGACATCCAATGCGGTCTCGGCCCACTTCCTGTACATGTGCACCATGCTGACCTTCCTGGTCCTCAACGGGCACCTGTACCTGATCAAGGCCATGGGCATGAGCTTTGAATACGTTCCGCCCGGCTCGCTGTTGATCAGCCCGGAAATCGCGACGAACATCTTCAGATTTTCCAACATCATGTTCACCCTGGCCATCAAGATCGCCGCGCCGGTTATGGCCGCGCTCTTCCTTGTTGACCTGGCCATTGCGCTGATCTCGAGGGCGGCCCCGCAGATGCACGTGCTCGTCCTCGGCTTCCCCATCAAGATCACCGTGGGCTTCTTCTTCCTGGGCTTCATCTTCAGCATCATGGCCCAGTACGTGGGCGACTTCCTGGGCGGGCTGGACGCCCTGTACCGCAACGTGATGTCCTTCGGCATGGCGCACACACCCTAG